One stretch of Janibacter limosus DNA includes these proteins:
- a CDS encoding ABC transporter ATP-binding protein: MRRPQSDALEIDGLTLAYGGTNVLEQATARFAAEITCVVGTNGAGKSTLLRALATLIRPGAGSIRYGEVDVWGSAAALRDYRAQVGWVPQEIDMPGSASVIQVLRYAAWLKELPRQAWPHAEERVLSITGLGELAGRPVGRLSGGQRRRVMLAAALISTPRIVLLDEPTVGLDSEHRTALYDALRLVAQESIVVLSTHLLEDLASIADVAIEAVGGGLRPIDAPNSDVDVADRAAFYLRRMSSPLTS, from the coding sequence ATGAGGCGCCCTCAGTCCGATGCGTTGGAGATCGACGGGTTGACCTTGGCGTATGGGGGCACGAATGTTTTGGAGCAGGCCACGGCGCGATTCGCGGCCGAGATCACCTGTGTCGTTGGCACGAACGGCGCGGGCAAGTCGACGCTGCTGCGCGCACTCGCCACGCTGATCAGACCCGGCGCGGGATCGATTCGATATGGGGAGGTGGACGTGTGGGGTTCCGCGGCGGCGCTGCGGGACTATCGCGCTCAGGTCGGCTGGGTGCCGCAGGAGATCGACATGCCCGGCTCGGCGAGCGTGATTCAGGTCCTGCGGTACGCGGCGTGGTTGAAGGAGCTGCCGAGGCAGGCTTGGCCACACGCAGAGGAGCGTGTCCTAAGCATTACCGGATTGGGTGAGCTCGCTGGTCGGCCGGTCGGCCGACTGTCGGGAGGGCAACGGCGACGAGTGATGCTCGCGGCCGCGCTGATATCCACTCCCCGGATCGTCCTTTTGGACGAACCAACCGTCGGGCTCGACTCCGAACACCGAACTGCGCTGTACGACGCCCTACGGCTAGTCGCGCAAGAGTCGATCGTCGTGCTGTCGACACACCTCCTCGAGGACTTGGCGAGCATCGCCGACGTAGCGATTGAAGCCGTCGGCGGCGGGCTGCGACCGATCGATGCACCCAACTCGGACGTGGATGTCGCTGACCGAGCCGCGTTCTACCTGCGGCGGATGAGCTCGCCACTCACCTCGTGA